In Streptomyces sclerotialus, one genomic interval encodes:
- the ychF gene encoding redox-regulated ATPase YchF — protein sequence MSLTIGIVGLPNVGKSTMFNALTKNDVLAANYPFATIEPNVGVVGVPDPRLHKLAEIFNSEKVLPATVDFVDIAGIVRGASEGEGLGNKFLANIRESDAICQVIRAFKDENVVHVDGKVSPKDDIETINTELILADLQTIEKVLPRLQKESRIKKDVQPKVKAVEEAKAILEEGRTLFSAGIVQGSGNEELLHDLHLLTTKPFLYVFNVDEDELTDEDFKNEQRELVAPAEAIFLNAKLEADLAELDEDEALELLQSVGQDEPGLATLAHVGFRTLGLQTYLTAGPKESRAWTIKKNATAPEAAGVIHTDFQKGFIKAEVISYDDLVECGSVAEARSAGKARMEGKDYIMQDGDVVEFRFNV from the coding sequence GTGTCGCTCACGATCGGAATCGTCGGTCTGCCGAATGTCGGCAAGTCGACCATGTTCAACGCCCTGACCAAGAACGACGTGCTGGCGGCCAACTACCCGTTCGCCACCATCGAGCCCAACGTCGGCGTCGTGGGCGTCCCCGACCCCCGCCTGCACAAGCTCGCCGAGATCTTCAACTCCGAGAAGGTCCTCCCGGCCACGGTCGACTTCGTCGACATCGCCGGGATCGTGCGCGGCGCCTCCGAGGGCGAGGGCCTGGGCAACAAGTTCCTGGCGAACATCCGCGAGTCCGACGCGATCTGCCAGGTCATCCGCGCCTTCAAGGACGAGAACGTCGTCCACGTCGACGGCAAGGTCTCGCCCAAGGACGACATCGAGACGATCAACACCGAGCTGATCCTCGCCGACCTCCAGACCATCGAGAAGGTCCTCCCGCGCCTCCAGAAGGAGTCGCGCATCAAGAAGGACGTCCAGCCGAAGGTCAAGGCCGTCGAGGAGGCCAAGGCCATCCTGGAGGAGGGCCGCACCCTCTTCTCCGCCGGCATCGTCCAGGGCTCGGGCAACGAGGAGCTTCTCCACGACCTGCACCTCCTCACCACCAAGCCCTTCCTCTACGTCTTCAACGTCGACGAGGACGAGCTGACCGACGAGGACTTCAAGAACGAGCAGCGGGAGCTGGTCGCCCCCGCCGAGGCGATCTTCCTCAACGCCAAGCTCGAGGCGGACCTCGCCGAGCTCGACGAGGACGAGGCCCTGGAGCTCCTCCAGTCCGTCGGCCAGGACGAGCCCGGCCTCGCCACCCTCGCCCACGTCGGCTTCCGCACCCTCGGCCTGCAGACCTACCTCACGGCCGGCCCCAAGGAATCCCGCGCCTGGACGATCAAGAAGAACGCCACGGCCCCCGAGGCCGCCGGCGTCATCCACACCGACTTCCAGAAGGGCTTCATCAAGGCCGAGGTCATCTCCTACGACGACCTCGTCGAGTGCGGCTCGGTCGCCGAAGCCCGCTCGGCCGGCAAGGCCCGCATGGAAGGCAAGGACTACATCATGCAGGACGGCGACGTGGTGGAGTTCCGCTTCAACGTCTGA
- a CDS encoding serine hydrolase domain-containing protein → MTTIDGEVAAGFEPVREAFAANFAQHGDIGAAVCVYRDGRPVVDLWGGVADPDSGRPWERDTLQLVYSATKGATAAAAHLLAQRGELDLDAPVAEYWPEFAANGKADVPVRWLLSHQAGLVALDRPVPLADALAWQPMADALASQRPQWAPGTAHGYHGRTFGWLVGEVIRRVSGRTPGRFFADEITVPLGLDFFIGLPANERTRVSRMVYRQPETDFATAPPESIPEELREMVAAWRDPNSLSNRAFAVTDPSEMDFNSPEVQAAEIPSSNGIGTARSLTRMYAALIGEVDGVRLLTPETLASATKEQASGMDQVMVMPSRFSSGYMLSTEATPLTGPNAFGHTGRGGSLAFADPEHGIAFGFVMNHIISGSDDVRAASLVDAVRRSLT, encoded by the coding sequence ATGACGACGATCGACGGTGAGGTCGCTGCCGGATTCGAACCCGTACGCGAGGCGTTCGCGGCGAACTTTGCCCAGCACGGGGACATCGGCGCAGCGGTGTGCGTGTACCGGGATGGCCGACCGGTCGTGGATCTGTGGGGTGGGGTAGCCGACCCTGACAGCGGTCGTCCATGGGAACGGGACACGCTGCAACTGGTCTATTCCGCGACGAAGGGGGCTACCGCGGCTGCGGCGCACCTGCTGGCCCAGCGCGGCGAACTGGACCTGGACGCTCCGGTGGCCGAGTACTGGCCGGAGTTCGCGGCGAACGGCAAGGCGGACGTCCCGGTGCGCTGGCTGCTCTCCCACCAGGCCGGTCTGGTGGCACTGGACCGGCCGGTGCCGCTGGCCGACGCGCTGGCCTGGCAGCCAATGGCGGACGCACTGGCCTCTCAGCGTCCCCAGTGGGCTCCGGGCACCGCGCACGGGTACCACGGGCGGACCTTCGGCTGGCTGGTCGGCGAGGTGATCCGCCGCGTGTCCGGCCGCACGCCGGGCCGTTTCTTCGCCGACGAAATCACCGTCCCGCTCGGGCTGGACTTCTTCATCGGGCTGCCGGCGAATGAACGTACCCGGGTCAGCCGCATGGTGTACCGGCAACCGGAGACCGACTTCGCCACCGCGCCCCCGGAGTCGATCCCCGAGGAACTCCGTGAAATGGTCGCCGCCTGGCGCGACCCGAACTCCCTCAGCAACAGGGCATTCGCGGTCACCGACCCGTCCGAGATGGACTTCAACTCTCCCGAAGTGCAGGCCGCGGAAATCCCGTCCTCCAATGGCATCGGCACCGCGCGCAGCCTGACCCGCATGTACGCCGCCCTGATCGGCGAGGTGGACGGCGTGCGCCTGCTCACCCCGGAAACCCTCGCATCGGCGACCAAGGAACAGGCCAGCGGCATGGACCAGGTCATGGTGATGCCGAGCCGGTTCAGCTCCGGCTACATGCTCTCCACGGAGGCCACCCCCCTGACCGGACCGAACGCCTTCGGCCACACCGGCCGAGGCGGCTCCCTCGCCTTCGCCGACCCGGAGCACGGCATCGCCTTCGGCTTCGTGATGAACCACATCATCAGCGGCTCCGACGATGTGCGTGCGGCTTCGCTGGTCGACGCAGTGCGCAGGTCGCTGACGTAA
- a CDS encoding DUF6177 family protein, giving the protein MTQDVIALTPEMPDIKSLMAAVYAGGPDLRMDRAGGGAVAEVCGADGQVLVSFEAPRFIQVPGETARLLGSTAETEAPVWWTEARATTMVEDAGRLAGAMAGRLTTLLGGSTWPRGAASTEVVTIPAMGQAATPAGIDMLTDRAVVVIQDRPVVAATTWLTEVMRTTMRAGRELNIVTPPGTRLTLPTRSLLEQLPSRWVVQDPECGYYDGLSGLVLRWHEGRFAPSTGADGAPRVAKAFQSHHTAASGGQLLLSVRTIHPANERLVLGGALECAWRALTGSPPAGWSAAEPVNVPWSPRQLTDLARTRARQSVPTWLVAVGSPDQPAIATVRIVHTSAGVEEHLNLAFSHSADHGLPVETVAELAEALARRHNLATMVTELRAARTDLTTPAHWEPPPVPLSVTLGPDAVADLGLTRARRAVPDVDPVFLGPAQRPAVHYQIGDGAAADACRRFKQLSDHLKVVSRGS; this is encoded by the coding sequence ATGACTCAGGACGTCATAGCCCTTACCCCGGAGATGCCGGACATCAAGTCGCTGATGGCCGCTGTGTATGCCGGAGGGCCCGACCTGCGCATGGACCGGGCAGGGGGAGGTGCTGTCGCCGAAGTGTGCGGTGCCGATGGACAGGTACTGGTCTCGTTCGAAGCTCCTCGCTTCATCCAGGTCCCCGGCGAGACAGCTCGCCTACTGGGCTCAACAGCTGAGACAGAGGCACCCGTGTGGTGGACCGAAGCGCGCGCAACAACGATGGTTGAGGATGCCGGGCGTCTCGCCGGAGCCATGGCCGGGCGACTGACAACCCTGCTCGGCGGTTCTACGTGGCCCCGCGGGGCTGCTAGCACCGAAGTCGTGACGATTCCCGCCATGGGCCAGGCCGCCACACCTGCAGGCATCGACATGCTCACCGACCGGGCCGTCGTGGTTATACAAGACCGCCCGGTCGTCGCCGCCACGACGTGGCTGACCGAGGTCATGCGCACCACGATGCGCGCCGGCCGCGAGCTGAACATCGTCACTCCACCAGGGACCCGGCTCACTCTTCCGACCCGTAGCCTGCTGGAGCAGCTGCCCTCCCGATGGGTCGTGCAAGATCCCGAGTGCGGGTACTACGACGGGCTTTCCGGCCTCGTTCTGCGCTGGCACGAGGGACGCTTCGCCCCCTCTACCGGCGCTGACGGCGCTCCGCGTGTAGCAAAGGCTTTCCAATCTCACCACACCGCTGCCAGTGGCGGGCAGCTGTTGCTGTCCGTACGCACCATCCACCCTGCCAACGAGCGGCTCGTTCTAGGCGGTGCGCTGGAGTGTGCCTGGCGAGCGCTGACCGGGAGTCCGCCTGCTGGGTGGTCCGCTGCCGAGCCGGTCAACGTTCCGTGGTCGCCCCGGCAACTGACGGACCTGGCCCGTACTCGCGCCCGACAGTCTGTTCCTACGTGGCTGGTTGCCGTTGGCTCCCCCGATCAGCCGGCGATCGCGACGGTGCGAATCGTTCATACCTCTGCTGGTGTCGAGGAACACCTCAACCTGGCGTTCAGCCACTCCGCCGACCACGGGTTGCCGGTGGAGACCGTCGCCGAATTGGCGGAGGCCCTCGCTCGTCGGCACAACCTCGCCACGATGGTCACCGAGCTACGCGCCGCCCGTACTGACCTGACGACCCCTGCCCACTGGGAACCACCGCCCGTTCCCTTGTCCGTCACCCTTGGCCCGGACGCCGTAGCCGACCTTGGCCTCACCCGAGCCCGCCGTGCAGTGCCAGATGTCGACCCCGTCTTCCTAGGACCTGCCCAGAGGCCCGCCGTGCACTATCAGATCGGCGATGGCGCCGCAGCCGATGCCTGTCGGCGCTTCAAGCAGCTCAGCGACCACCTGAAAGTTGTCTCCAGGGGCAGCTGA
- a CDS encoding DUF6507 family protein, whose translation MTKWDIDPGGVASVLSLVGLAGDDLSKDVKGYGDHVHDAAMWVGTISGQYCGDAPVGPVGVAVADFVSDTEGKIQFMAARLKKTMDGTVEATGEYIKGDLAMAADAQQEAVKVPTAAELAAVSEKADGKGGE comes from the coding sequence GTGACGAAGTGGGATATCGATCCCGGCGGGGTGGCGTCGGTCCTGTCGTTGGTGGGTCTTGCCGGCGACGACTTGAGCAAGGACGTCAAGGGCTATGGCGATCATGTGCATGATGCCGCGATGTGGGTGGGCACGATCAGCGGCCAGTACTGCGGTGATGCGCCGGTGGGACCGGTCGGGGTCGCGGTAGCGGACTTCGTCTCGGACACCGAGGGAAAAATCCAGTTCATGGCCGCCCGTCTGAAGAAGACGATGGACGGCACGGTCGAAGCCACTGGTGAATACATCAAGGGTGACCTGGCCATGGCCGCCGACGCGCAGCAGGAAGCGGTGAAGGTGCCTACGGCTGCCGAGCTTGCCGCCGTATCGGAGAAGGCGGACGGCAAGGGCGGGGAGTGA